The Xenopus laevis strain J_2021 chromosome 7S, Xenopus_laevis_v10.1, whole genome shotgun sequence genome includes a window with the following:
- the LOC108697881 gene encoding G protein-activated inward rectifier potassium channel 3-like, with protein MTRTEYQRGMHSPPLVQSAVSINMSGVALQGEGSKADKGGGPDPNGRCPSVAPPVKPKQVLAYLPRPPTDTRRYCSFPQKPEHVVVQTYKESKVPTHSTPTPVHPVLPLPDIMPRSVYKRHMSTTDIGYPSRPRPSVCISSDLPKYRRSSLRDGGVATSRGYPRNAVSFPDISRGPRNINTSSRGFLSSSTAGSDRQPKQRCKLMEADLRQGKASTHRERQRYVTKDGKCQVNLGRIEEKGRFLSDIFTTIVDLKYRWFLFVFMMCYLLTWFFFATIYYLDAFWRQDIVNIDNAEWTPCFQNVNSFTSALLFSVETQRTIGYGSRMVTATCQEGVYLVMAQSIVGSMIDALMVGCMFVKISRPKKRAQTLIFSQKCVVCPRDERLCLMFRIGDLRDSHMVDAKIRAKLIKSRQTYEGEFLPLEQTEINLGYETGEDRLFLVEPQVICHVIDENSPFWEMGPQELLREQFEIIVILEGIVEATGMTCQAKSSYLETEIMWGHRFEPCMMLEKGAFRVDYKRFHKTFEVLLPRCSAKEIEETRELEGSEFSYFWENGDFLTGRRYTDTDQEEDEREGCGEAFSEISGRLIDNIAEERSSDFNGSECNI; from the exons ATGACCCGGACGGAATACCAGCGTGGCATGCACTCTCCTCCACTTGTCCAATCAGCGGTTAGCATCAATATGTCCGGCGTGGCCTTACAAGGGGAAGGGTCCAAAGCGGATAAAGGTGGAGGTCCTGACCCAAATGGAAGATGTCCATCAGTCGCCCCTCCGGTGAAACCAAAGCAGGTGCTGGCCTATCTACCTCGCCCTCCTACTGACACCAGGCGCTACTGCAGCTTTCCACAAAAA CCTGAACATGTGGTGGTTCAGACATATAAAGAGTCCAAGGTGCCCACACATTCTACCCCAACTCCAGTTCACCCTGTCCTGCCTCTGCCTGACATCATGCCCCGCAGTGTTTATAAACGTCACATGAGCACCACTGATATTGGATATCCGTCCCGGCCTCGGCCTAGCGTTTGCATCTCGTCGGACCTTCCAAAGTACCGTCGCTCCTCGCTTAGAGATGGAGGAGTTGCAACCAGCAGGGGTTACCCCAGGAATGCCGTAAGCTTTCCAGATATCAGTCGTGGACCTCGCAACATTAACACGTCCTCCAGGGGTTTTCTTTCATCCTCAACAGCAGGATCTGACCGTCAACCCAAACAACGGTGCAAATTAATGGAGGCGGACCTACGCCAAGGCAAGGCATCTACTCACAGAGAGCGCCAAAGATATGTCACTAAGGACGGCAAGTGTCAAGTTAACCTGGGCCGCATTGAAGAAAAGGGGCGTTTCTTGTCAGACATATTTACGACTATCGTTGACCTCAAGTATCGCTGGTTCCTCTTTGTCTTCATGATGTGCTACCTCCTCACGTGGTTTTTCTTTGCCACCATCTACTACTTGGATGCTTTCTGGCGCCAGGATATTGTAAACATTGATAACGCTGAATGGACCCCCTGTTTCCAGAATGTGAATAGCTTCACCTCAGCTCTTCTTTTCTCAGTGGAGACCCAACGTACCATTGGCTATGGATCAAGAATGGTAACAGCTACTTGCCAAGAAGGTGTCTACCTCGTCATGGCGCAATCTATCGTCGGTTCCATGATCGACGCCCTTATGGTAGGATGCATGTTTGTGAAAATTTCCCGCCCCAAGAAAAGGGCCCAGACGCTTATTTTTAGTCAGAAATGTGTGGTTTGTCCCCGCGATGAGAGACTCTGCCTCATGTTCAGAATCGGGGACCTTAGAGACAGTCACATGGTGGATGCCAAAATCAGGGCTAAGTTAATCAAGTCAAGACAGACATACGAAGGAGAGTTCCTTCCTCTCGAACAAACAGAAATAAACCTTGGCTACGAGACCGGGGAGGACCGCTTGTTCTTGGTAGAGCCTCAGGTTATATGCCATGTCATCGACGAGAACAGTCCTTTCTGGGAAATGGGTCCACAGGAGCTCCTCAGGGAACAGTTTGAGATCATTGTCATCCTAGAGGGAATTGTGGAGGCCACAG GTATGACCTGTCAGGCCAAGTCCTCCTACTTGGAGACTGAGATCATGTGGGGCCATCGCTTTGAGCCGTGCATGATGCTAGAGAAGGGAGCGTTCCGCGTCGACTACAAGCGTTTCCACAAGACCTTCGAGGTGCTGTTACCCCGCTGCAGTGCCAAAGAGATTGAGGAAACCCGGGAGTTGGAGGGATCTGAATTCAGCTACTTCTGGGAAAATGGGGATTTCCTTACAGGCCGCAGATACACGGACACAGATCAGGAAGAGGATGAGAGAGAAGGTTGCGGGGAAGCATTCTCCGAAATCAGCGGCAGACTCATTGACAACATTGCTGAAGAAAGGAGCTCTGACTTTAATGGCAGTGAATGTAATATATAG